The following proteins are encoded in a genomic region of Cryptomeria japonica chromosome 11, Sugi_1.0, whole genome shotgun sequence:
- the LOC131068273 gene encoding uncharacterized protein LOC131068273: MAEKRKRCSEAHNIAHKLESREIGNKSIIQGHSQIMFRNFELQEEFDTNQPSKIVQILSARSMIFALGKSGLCAAFDRHTNEKLCFLNLINPHEQILRLFHNKENNSLITISAHASRKFPIIKCRTTPLECIRRAQPDAGFALFEGEKLICPDSVKFDRINGKVLTFSAKRHIHKVFDMKSYKLLYSISDKEVVDIMISSGLMLLASRVTPCGSSLPLKILSIDDGKVLKSFHLALLPNKRVHFVDLIHDKIFVHQENEWLQMVDVQSEKMIELRKQEFEKPSALIFFHGKRLILTFHSGIVCVWNLQGEVVASYRNHLVQIFPGCIVHLTHDDELFLFYDKIECSINIINSLTGNCCAKIGGNDSDVGKICRNRSNLSLMQNTVQDIFENITALCYDEERNEIYTGNKNGFIHAWSN; this comes from the coding sequence ATGGCAGAGAAACGGAAGCGTTGTTCAGAAGCTCACAACATTGCCCACAAACTTGAGAGTCGTGAGATTGGTAACAAATCAATCATCCAAGGTCATTCTCAGATTATGTTCCGCAATTTTGAGTTGCAGGAAGAGTTTGATACAAATCAACCATCCAAGATTGTACAAATACTTTCAGCTCGCAGTATGATATTTGCTTTGGGAAAATCAGGTCTTTGTGCTGCATTTGATAGACACACAAATGAAAagctttgcttcttgaatttaaTAAATCCACATGAACAAATTCTAAGGCTGTTCCATAACAAGGAAAACAATTCTCTCATCACAATTTCAGCTCATGCTTCCCGTAAATTTCCAATTATCAAGTGCAGAACAACTCCACTTGAGTGCATTCGAAGAGCTCAACCAGATGCTGGCTTTGCTTTGTTCGAGGGTGAAAAACTGATTTGCCCTGATTCCGTAAAGTTTGATAGAATCAATGGGAAAGTTCTTACTTTTTCAGCTAAACGTCATATTCACAAGGTGTTTGATATGAAAAGCTATAAACTCTTGTACTCCATATCTGACAAAGAAGTTGTAGATATAATGATCAGTTCTGGTCTAATGCTCTTAGCATCAAGAGTAACTCCTTGTGGAAGCAGTCTTCCTCTGAAGATCTTATCTATAGACGATGGCAAAGTTTTGAAATCTTTTCATCTTGCATTACTACCCAATAAAAGGGTACATTTTGTTGATCTGATTCATGACAAGATATTCGTACACCAAGAGAATGAATGGCTGCAAATGGTTGATGTTCAGAGTGAAAAGATGATTGAGTTGAGAAAACAAGAGTTTGAGAAGCCTTCAGCATTAATTTTCTTCCATGGGAAACGATTAATCTTGACATTTCACAGTGGGATTGTTTGTGTATGGAATTTGCAAGGAGAGGTGGTTGCATCTTACAGAAACCACTTGGTACAGATTTTTCCTGGTTGCATCGTTCACTTGACTCATGATGATGAGCTGTTCCTTTTTTATGATAAAATAGAGTGTTCAATAAACATTATCAACTCCTTGACTGGTAATTGTTGCGCTAAGATTGGTGGCAACGACTCAGATGTGGGTAAAATTTGCAGGAATCGATCTAATCTATCACTAATGCAGAACACCGTTCAAGACATATTTGAAAACATTACTGCATTGTGCTATGACGAAGAAAGAAATGAAATTTATACAGGCAATAAAAATGGTTTTATACACGCTTGGTCAAACTGA